One genomic window of Blastocatellia bacterium includes the following:
- a CDS encoding tetratricopeptide repeat protein: MPIEQLSKLSLYREQMLALLNETSGNNFEKRLKESQTLESKFLELGNTIEAYRIKTISNKMYTFLRDYKQTKITANEGLKFSIDNNYLLLQGYFLLWQTNFLSEEVSLEESEKAFQEIIKIGEKIKIYDFVSRPKLSLATLYHLNNEDQKSLEMVQNLLNNSEKMKKERIISLMQLAGLASSNLKHYELSKYYLKESIRLAKNLNNSNFSSDSIARSYTYLSLVSAELKNFSDSEEYHLKSINEANRLVDNTNRLNTIFLISGYYGKTKLLAGDLEAAAKIYQDSLSMFQELKLKNNLELSQLNEGLAIALKELNKIDEAEKYFATANQYRKLAENNKEIANCFLSFVPNPCQIN; this comes from the coding sequence GTGCCAATAGAACAATTATCAAAACTCTCGCTTTATCGTGAGCAAATGTTAGCACTACTTAATGAAACATCTGGAAATAACTTTGAAAAAAGACTTAAAGAAAGCCAAACGTTAGAAAGTAAATTCCTAGAATTAGGCAATACTATTGAAGCTTATAGAATTAAAACCATTAGTAATAAAATGTATACTTTTTTACGTGACTATAAGCAAACAAAAATAACAGCAAATGAAGGGTTAAAATTCTCTATAGATAATAACTACTTACTTTTACAAGGTTATTTTCTACTATGGCAAACAAACTTTTTAAGTGAAGAAGTCAGCCTTGAAGAGTCTGAAAAGGCTTTTCAAGAAATTATTAAGATAGGTGAAAAGATAAAAATATATGATTTTGTTAGTCGTCCTAAGTTATCTTTAGCAACGCTTTATCACCTTAATAATGAAGACCAAAAAAGTTTAGAAATGGTTCAAAATCTACTAAATAACTCAGAAAAAATGAAAAAAGAGCGGATAATTTCACTAATGCAGCTAGCTGGATTGGCTTCATCTAACTTAAAACATTATGAGTTATCAAAATACTACCTAAAAGAATCTATACGTTTAGCTAAAAATCTTAATAATTCAAACTTTAGTTCAGATTCTATAGCTAGGTCTTACACATACTTATCATTAGTCTCTGCTGAATTAAAAAATTTTTCTGATAGTGAAGAATATCATCTTAAATCCATTAATGAAGCAAATAGGCTAGTAGACAATACTAATAGGTTAAATACGATATTCTTAATTTCTGGCTACTATGGCAAAACTAAGTTATTAGCAGGAGATCTTGAAGCAGCAGCAAAAATCTACCAAGATAGCTTAAGTATGTTTCAAGAATTAAAGCTAAAAAATAATCTAGAGTTAAGCCAGTTAAATGAAGGGTTAGCAATAGCGTTAAAAGAGCTTAATAAAATAGATGAAGCTGAAAAATATTTTGCTACTGCTAACCAGTACCGCAAATTGGCTGAAAATAACAAAGAAATAGCTAATTGTTTTCTATCTTTTGTACCAAATCCTTGTCAAATAAACTAA
- a CDS encoding zf-HC2 domain-containing protein codes for MRFHPEESSMPVCTAENVPLFVMYVKKELPEEQTLKLEHHFKECSDCKINCLYTKEILQLKHPLSCDEKTLLLKYLTDPLWYYAISNAKKQILFEVKELIQENKPNSIKKLHFASKTPDKTIDNQNYIKNIFQQYTYFIVTVLMISSITLGYFSYATITNKSFNLSSKYSLSSLSIIEGSNYLLKIAQILLIVFKKISFINN; via the coding sequence ATGAGGTTTCACCCTGAAGAATCATCTATGCCGGTTTGTACAGCAGAAAACGTCCCTTTGTTTGTAATGTATGTTAAAAAAGAATTGCCAGAAGAACAAACATTAAAACTTGAGCATCATTTTAAGGAATGTAGCGATTGTAAGATTAATTGTCTTTATACAAAAGAAATTCTTCAACTTAAACATCCACTTTCTTGTGATGAAAAAACCTTGCTGTTAAAATACTTAACCGACCCTCTTTGGTATTATGCAATTAGTAATGCTAAAAAGCAGATTTTATTTGAAGTAAAAGAACTAATACAAGAAAATAAACCTAATAGTATCAAAAAGCTACATTTTGCTAGCAAAACTCCTGATAAGACCATTGATAATCAAAATTATATTAAAAATATTTTTCAACAATATACTTATTTTATTGTAACTGTTTTAATGATTAGCTCTATTACTTTAGGCTATTTTAGCTATGCAACTATTACTAATAAAAGTTTCAATTTATCATCCAAATATTCTTTATCATCTTTATCAATAATTGAAGGAAGTAATTATTTATTGAAAATAGCTCAGATTTTGCTGATAGTTTTCAAGAAAATATCCTTTATAAACAATTAG
- a CDS encoding serine/threonine protein phosphatase, whose product MKKTFAIGDVHGQFSTLKKLLDQLPINWQTDELVFLGDLVDRGLESRQVIEFLMQLQKDFPTVTVLSGNHEEMMVNSYTDEEEFSHWLLMGGDTTYLSYVQGVVHWKKFIKELSYTTYNYLKNLPINYQNEHAIFVHAGAMQNSKRQWIVDNPLIARWYRGKDFFRNYQGKTIVVGHTPTNKIRLMLGEAEMPPNRMTAWSRNNIIAIDCGAGHNGQLCAVELPSGNLYYQPVI is encoded by the coding sequence ATGAAAAAAACTTTTGCTATTGGTGATGTGCATGGACAATTTAGCACATTAAAAAAATTGCTTGATCAACTGCCAATAAACTGGCAAACAGATGAACTAGTCTTTTTAGGAGATTTAGTAGATCGAGGCTTAGAGTCTCGTCAAGTAATAGAATTCTTAATGCAATTACAAAAAGATTTTCCTACTGTAACAGTGCTTTCAGGTAATCATGAAGAAATGATGGTAAATAGCTATACGGATGAGGAAGAATTTTCCCATTGGTTATTAATGGGAGGTGATACTACTTATTTAAGCTATGTCCAAGGTGTAGTGCATTGGAAAAAATTTATTAAAGAATTATCTTACACTACTTATAATTACTTAAAAAATTTACCTATTAATTACCAAAATGAACATGCTATTTTTGTTCATGCAGGTGCAATGCAAAATAGCAAAAGACAATGGATAGTCGATAATCCGCTGATTGCACGCTGGTATAGAGGTAAAGATTTTTTCCGTAACTACCAAGGAAAAACTATAGTAGTTGGTCATACACCAACTAATAAAATCCGCCTTATGTTAGGAGAAGCTGAAATGCCCCCTAATAGAATGACAGCCTGGAGTCGTAATAATATTATTGCTATTGATTGTGGTGCAGGTCATAATGGTCAACTCTGCGCTGTAGAACTACCTAGCGGAAATCTTTATTATCAACCAGTTATATAA
- a CDS encoding (2Fe-2S)-binding protein — translation MTTNEATLFEAFLNQYDSDGWSNTINRILPKIHPIDKNATQIWFSFFPLALAKALENSSDPKELIRKLQLKGNFYLKDQIDSSHTFLYGHRYWPEVKAAVIEQAVSNKAPASLELAKQILDLADQVAKKLSVDNTLVVGITAVAFMSLQQVGIVAFKAAPGKVLIDSKIAKKSPDEILSQRAKDDNQGLIMQFLRTVDKVWTVTFNENDSQGTFKLINGQDIAMASASDKRNHKARDIRCVEGPVPVECRSAACGTCWVGILGGAEKLENVTGREKKRIREFGYIHTDEAKPLIRLACVTPASGAISIVVPPWNGVLGKYLQQLKEAEKDSQREPSY, via the coding sequence ATGACTACTAATGAGGCAACGTTATTTGAAGCCTTTCTTAATCAATATGATAGTGATGGATGGTCTAATACCATTAATAGAATACTTCCAAAAATTCATCCAATAGATAAAAATGCAACTCAAATTTGGTTTTCTTTTTTTCCTTTAGCTTTAGCAAAAGCACTAGAAAATAGCTCAGATCCAAAAGAACTAATTAGAAAATTACAATTAAAAGGTAATTTCTACTTAAAAGATCAAATAGATTCTTCACATACCTTTTTATATGGACATCGTTATTGGCCCGAAGTAAAAGCGGCGGTTATTGAACAAGCTGTTTCTAATAAAGCTCCTGCTAGTCTTGAACTAGCTAAACAAATACTTGATTTAGCCGATCAAGTAGCTAAAAAATTATCTGTAGATAACACTTTAGTAGTTGGTATTACTGCTGTTGCTTTTATGAGCTTGCAACAAGTTGGTATTGTTGCTTTTAAGGCTGCTCCTGGCAAAGTGTTAATTGATTCTAAAATAGCAAAAAAATCTCCAGATGAAATTTTATCTCAACGTGCTAAGGATGATAACCAAGGTCTGATAATGCAGTTTTTACGTACAGTAGATAAAGTTTGGACAGTAACTTTTAATGAAAATGACTCTCAAGGTACATTTAAGTTAATTAATGGTCAAGATATTGCAATGGCCTCAGCTAGTGATAAGCGAAATCATAAAGCTCGTGACATACGTTGTGTGGAAGGCCCTGTGCCAGTAGAATGTCGTTCGGCTGCTTGTGGAACTTGTTGGGTAGGCATTTTAGGCGGAGCAGAAAAACTAGAAAACGTTACTGGTAGAGAAAAGAAACGTATTAGAGAATTTGGTTATATTCATACAGATGAAGCTAAACCACTAATACGCCTAGCTTGTGTAACTCCTGCTAGTGGAGCAATTTCTATTGTAGTTCCTCCCTGGAATGGTGTTTTAGGAAAATACTTACAACAACTTAAGGAAGCAGAAAAAGATTCTCAACGTGAACCTAGTTACTAG
- a CDS encoding tetratricopeptide repeat protein, with protein MASQKWQTELNQNLVKSFTILVEDSKFTDWFFQSNISISLDNLEFPKQDLTSLLTELKDREQQLAKNQTSTQLLNLSLSQIQQGDFLSAIISCEKAIKLDQSSASIYNNLGVAYTSLSLLDEAIKAFEQAIELNPDFTLAKNNLTDATIKKNNPINTSIITTNYTSLTLAYISNNMFEQAIATCEKSLNINPNNSITYNNLCVAYNSLALWDKAIVAAEKAIAISPDFQLAKNNLAWARSQKEKVSNNKN; from the coding sequence TTGGCTAGTCAAAAATGGCAAACAGAGCTTAATCAAAATCTAGTTAAATCATTTACTATTTTAGTAGAAGATAGTAAGTTTACTGATTGGTTCTTTCAATCTAATATTTCTATTTCTTTGGATAATTTAGAATTCCCTAAACAAGACTTAACTAGTCTATTGACTGAACTTAAAGATAGAGAACAACAATTAGCTAAAAATCAAACAAGTACTCAATTATTAAATTTAAGTTTATCTCAAATTCAACAAGGAGATTTTCTTTCAGCTATTATTAGTTGTGAAAAAGCTATAAAGCTAGATCAATCAAGTGCTAGTATTTATAATAATTTAGGAGTAGCCTACACTAGTCTTTCTTTACTTGATGAAGCCATTAAAGCTTTTGAACAAGCCATAGAACTTAATCCAGACTTTACATTAGCAAAAAATAATCTTACAGACGCAACAATAAAGAAAAATAATCCAATAAACACTAGTATTATAACTACTAACTATACATCTTTGACGCTAGCTTACATTAGTAATAATATGTTTGAACAAGCAATAGCCACCTGTGAAAAGTCATTAAACATAAACCCTAATAATTCAATTACATACAATAATTTATGTGTTGCCTACAATAGTTTAGCATTATGGGATAAAGCAATTGTTGCAGCAGAAAAAGCTATTGCTATTTCACCTGATTTCCAATTAGCCAAAAATAATTTAGCATGGGCCAGATCGCAAAAAGAAAAAGTCTCCAATAATAAAAACTAA
- a CDS encoding GDP-mannose 4,6-dehydratase — protein MPDHLEQNTTSVKTPLTLHYGDLADSSMLTNLFYEIQPDEVYNLGAQSHVRISFDTPEYTGDITGLGATRLLEAIRKSGVKCRLYQASSSEMFGNSPPPQSEDTPFCPRSPYAVAKVYSYWMIRNYREGYGLYACNGILFNHESPRRGDNFVSRKITKALANILAGRQKKLYLGNLDAYRDWGFAPEFVEGIWQILQQDTPDDYVLGTGQTNSVRDFLNEAFGYVGLDWANYVEFDPQYLRAIEVPILKADITKAQKLLNWQPRVTFSDLVKIMVDADLVELGLKTSEESSKILVEKGFSWLQKP, from the coding sequence ATGCCTGATCACTTAGAACAAAATACGACTTCAGTTAAAACACCTTTAACACTTCACTATGGAGATTTAGCTGATTCTAGTATGCTGACAAATCTCTTTTATGAAATTCAGCCCGATGAGGTTTATAATCTTGGGGCGCAAAGCCATGTAAGAATTAGTTTTGATACTCCTGAATATACTGGAGATATAACTGGGTTAGGCGCAACTAGACTTTTAGAAGCTATTAGAAAAAGTGGTGTTAAATGTCGTCTTTATCAAGCTTCTAGTAGTGAAATGTTTGGTAATTCTCCACCGCCACAAAGCGAAGATACGCCGTTTTGTCCTAGAAGTCCTTATGCTGTAGCAAAAGTATATTCTTATTGGATGATTCGTAATTATCGTGAAGGTTATGGGTTATATGCTTGTAATGGAATTTTGTTTAACCATGAAAGCCCTAGAAGAGGAGATAATTTTGTCTCACGAAAAATTACTAAAGCTTTAGCTAACATTTTAGCAGGTCGTCAGAAAAAACTATATTTGGGAAACTTAGATGCTTATCGGGATTGGGGTTTTGCTCCAGAATTTGTTGAAGGTATTTGGCAAATTCTACAACAAGACACACCTGATGATTATGTATTAGGCACTGGTCAAACAAATTCCGTCCGCGATTTCTTAAATGAAGCTTTTGGTTATGTTGGACTAGATTGGGCCAATTATGTTGAGTTTGATCCACAATATTTACGTGCAATAGAAGTTCCTATCCTAAAAGCAGATATAACAAAAGCACAGAAACTTTTAAATTGGCAACCAAGAGTTACTTTTTCAGATTTGGTTAAAATAATGGTTGATGCTGATTTAGTAGAGTTAGGGCTAAAAACTTCTGAAGAAAGCTCTAAAATCCTAGTAGAAAAAGGCTTTTCTTGGTTACAAAAACCATAG
- a CDS encoding TonB-dependent receptor: MRYDSFYFGVKDRNFPEFNGSTTKGEFQPKASLSYHPSEKLPLSFYVNYGRGVNSQDARGVAQRPEGPKVATTDFYQTGFAFNKRQLNLAGTFFLIDNSETQVYITDDNTIEFQGPSRSYGYELKGSARLNSFVSLNASGTRVLNTFFKGTSPREFLSNAPSFTFNANLVVSNLSGFSGVVSYRHINSYLLDSIDTSLRASGLDVVDLKISKKIVRRFEASVGIDNLFNKKFFEVQNFGESRARPNDPIVARVHGTPGYPFSLTFGITFRFGEK, from the coding sequence TTGCGTTATGATTCATTTTATTTTGGAGTCAAAGACCGTAATTTCCCTGAATTTAACGGCTCTACAACCAAAGGTGAATTTCAACCTAAAGCGTCTCTTTCCTATCACCCTAGCGAAAAATTACCATTGTCATTTTACGTAAACTATGGACGAGGGGTTAATTCTCAAGATGCTCGTGGAGTAGCACAACGTCCTGAAGGGCCAAAAGTGGCTACAACGGACTTTTACCAAACAGGTTTTGCTTTTAATAAAAGACAACTTAACTTAGCAGGAACATTTTTCTTAATTGATAATTCTGAAACTCAAGTCTATATAACGGACGATAACACCATTGAATTTCAAGGGCCAAGCCGTAGTTATGGATATGAATTAAAGGGGTCTGCTAGACTTAATTCTTTTGTAAGCTTAAATGCTTCTGGAACAAGGGTCTTAAATACATTTTTCAAAGGCACAAGCCCTAGAGAATTTCTTTCCAATGCTCCATCTTTTACATTTAATGCTAATTTAGTGGTTTCAAATCTAAGTGGTTTTAGCGGGGTAGTTAGCTACAGGCATATTAATAGCTATTTACTAGATTCTATTGATACATCTTTAAGAGCAAGTGGACTTGATGTAGTAGACCTAAAAATTTCTAAAAAAATAGTTCGTCGATTTGAAGCTAGTGTTGGGATTGACAATTTATTTAATAAGAAATTTTTTGAAGTTCAAAACTTTGGTGAATCCCGCGCTAGACCTAATGATCCAATTGTTGCTAGAGTTCATGGAACGCCAGGCTATCCTTTTTCATTGACATTTGGCATTACTTTTAGATTCGGTGAAAAATAG
- a CDS encoding TonB-dependent receptor plug domain-containing protein — protein MLLKKIIIGACLLGSLNINSSFAQTTDNATVSNQQRILKGQIIDSVSKKPIVGATVKVTTSSSTVETTTDDQGNYSIQINNDSGTITVEGNNLVEKSINFSSTDQSLDLETSYLVSQIHDTVVIKAESLEPQINRQDETLYREGFPARDDQILFQFGSGINAGQHEGGGKSLEIRRFGFNLDHGGVGPGLLIKVDNFDQNQSTQGHGQGYLGQLKSLTSELIGDVQILNGPFAAQYGNFSGLGVVQVSLKESLAQTAIIRLQGGSFNTKRGFFAVSPQNGFLAYEISRTDTPFDKPYDRDNVTGSYKFNFGDTKSLVFKFNFGRNDFFSAGQIPVDLIQSREIARFGAIDGTEGGKARTFNGSVLFRKNYSDGSILKLDGLIARSLFDLYNNFTFFLDRQDIGDQFNQHDSRLQQGINAQYLKPYDFGGRKSLLTIGGGYVGNQIFVTLNKSAKRDPYLNGTNVNSNILSVNSYV, from the coding sequence ATGTTATTAAAAAAAATAATCATTGGTGCTTGTTTACTTGGAAGCTTAAATATCAACTCTAGTTTTGCTCAAACTACTGATAATGCAACGGTTAGTAACCAACAAAGAATATTAAAAGGTCAAATAATTGACAGTGTTAGTAAAAAACCTATTGTTGGAGCCACGGTTAAAGTAACCACATCTAGCAGCACTGTTGAAACAACAACGGATGATCAAGGAAATTATTCTATACAAATTAATAATGATTCTGGAACAATCACAGTAGAGGGAAATAACTTAGTAGAAAAATCTATAAATTTCTCAAGCACTGATCAAAGTTTGGATTTAGAGACAAGTTATCTTGTTTCACAAATTCATGACACAGTAGTAATTAAAGCTGAATCTTTAGAACCACAAATAAACCGTCAAGATGAAACACTTTATAGAGAAGGGTTTCCAGCACGAGATGATCAAATTTTATTTCAATTTGGTAGCGGTATTAATGCGGGCCAACATGAAGGCGGGGGAAAAAGCTTAGAAATACGCCGGTTTGGGTTTAACCTAGATCATGGCGGTGTTGGCCCTGGGCTACTGATTAAAGTAGATAATTTTGATCAAAACCAATCTACACAAGGACATGGGCAAGGTTATTTAGGGCAACTTAAATCTTTAACTAGTGAATTAATTGGGGATGTGCAAATCTTAAACGGCCCTTTTGCCGCCCAATATGGTAATTTTTCTGGTCTAGGTGTAGTGCAAGTTTCGTTAAAAGAATCACTTGCACAAACTGCTATAATTCGCCTGCAAGGAGGCAGTTTTAATACAAAACGTGGCTTTTTTGCTGTTAGCCCTCAAAACGGCTTTTTAGCTTATGAAATTTCCCGAACTGACACCCCTTTTGATAAACCTTATGACAGAGATAATGTTACAGGTTCTTATAAATTTAATTTTGGTGACACAAAAAGCTTAGTTTTTAAGTTTAATTTTGGACGCAATGATTTCTTTTCTGCTGGACAAATTCCTGTTGATCTAATTCAAAGCCGCGAAATTGCCCGCTTTGGCGCAATTGATGGCACAGAAGGCGGAAAAGCTAGAACATTTAACGGCAGCGTTTTATTTAGAAAAAACTACTCGGATGGTTCAATCCTAAAGCTTGATGGTCTAATCGCTCGTTCCCTCTTTGATTTATATAACAATTTTACATTTTTCTTAGATCGTCAAGATATTGGCGACCAATTTAACCAACATGATAGCCGTCTTCAACAAGGCATTAACGCCCAGTATTTAAAGCCTTATGATTTTGGCGGTCGTAAAAGTCTGCTTACAATAGGTGGTGGCTATGTTGGCAATCAAATCTTTGTTACTCTAAATAAAAGTGCTAAACGTGATCCCTACCTAAATGGCACTAATGTAAATTCTAATATTCTTTCCGTGAACAGTTATGTTTAA
- the nikR gene encoding nickel-responsive transcriptional regulator NikR, whose translation MSNLIRFGVSIEDDLLARFDDLISDRGYKNRSEALRDLIRDALVQSQLGKADNIEVLGSLTLVYDHHTRDLTERLTNLQHEHHDIIVSVLHAHISHDDCMEMLMLRGAASKIRLLADSLLSLKGVKHGKLFTTFPAKSIVSGKDHHRG comes from the coding sequence ATGTCTAATTTAATTAGATTTGGTGTAAGTATTGAAGACGATCTCTTGGCCCGTTTTGATGATCTAATTAGTGACCGAGGTTATAAAAACCGTTCTGAAGCGTTGCGTGATCTAATTCGTGATGCTTTGGTGCAATCTCAACTAGGAAAAGCTGATAACATAGAAGTATTAGGTAGCTTAACCTTAGTCTATGACCATCATACCAGGGATTTAACTGAGCGTTTAACTAATCTACAACATGAACATCATGACATTATTGTTTCTGTCTTACATGCACATATTAGCCATGATGATTGTATGGAAATGCTGATGTTACGAGGTGCAGCTAGCAAAATTCGTTTGCTAGCTGACTCTCTACTTAGCTTAAAAGGTGTTAAACATGGAAAGCTGTTTACAACTTTTCCTGCTAAATCAATTGTTAGTGGCAAAGACCATCATCGCGGCTAA
- a CDS encoding deoxyhypusine synthase, translated as MIYLQNLEQIIYILRRTLIIYGWKKIFIRKKIDPSPITANTTVTELIENNFLSYNAGRLREACQLFVEKMLDEDVTVGLSITGALTPAGLGISALIPLIENGFVDWIISTGANLYHDTHFGIGLNLHRGTPNISDVILREQGVVRIYDIFFDYNVLLSTDAFFREIITAPEFQHTMSSAEFHHLAGKYVSEREKILGSKGKSLIAAAYELGVPIYTSSPGDSSIGMNIAAKQLDGNKLNFDVCLDVNETASIVLDTKRKGGKSAVFILGGGSPKNFLLQTEPQIQEVLGISEKGHDFFLQITDARADTGGLSGATPAEAVSWGKVDPDKLPDAVVCYVDSTIALPLITAYALASHKSRPLKRLYDKRSELVTQLKAEYEAAKNSSSEE; from the coding sequence ATGATATATTTGCAAAATCTTGAGCAAATTATCTACATTTTAAGGAGAACCCTAATTATTTATGGGTGGAAAAAAATATTTATCAGGAAAAAAATCGACCCTTCCCCAATTACAGCTAATACTACTGTAACTGAGTTAATAGAAAATAATTTCTTGTCCTACAATGCTGGACGTTTAAGAGAAGCTTGCCAACTTTTTGTTGAAAAAATGCTGGATGAAGACGTGACAGTAGGCTTAAGTATTACCGGGGCATTAACTCCGGCAGGTTTAGGTATTTCTGCATTAATTCCATTAATAGAAAATGGGTTTGTAGATTGGATTATTAGCACAGGAGCTAATCTTTATCATGATACTCATTTTGGTATTGGGCTAAATCTACATCGTGGTACACCTAATATTAGCGATGTTATTTTGCGTGAACAAGGCGTAGTAAGAATCTATGATATTTTCTTTGATTATAATGTTTTGCTTTCAACAGACGCTTTTTTTAGAGAAATAATTACTGCACCAGAATTTCAGCACACAATGAGCAGTGCAGAGTTTCACCATTTAGCAGGAAAATATGTTAGTGAAAGAGAAAAAATTTTAGGCAGCAAAGGAAAATCCTTAATTGCTGCTGCTTATGAACTTGGAGTACCAATTTATACTTCTTCGCCTGGTGATAGTTCCATAGGTATGAATATCGCAGCTAAACAACTAGACGGCAATAAACTTAATTTTGATGTCTGTTTAGATGTTAACGAAACCGCATCAATAGTTTTAGATACTAAGCGTAAGGGTGGAAAAAGTGCTGTTTTTATCTTAGGTGGTGGTAGTCCTAAAAACTTCCTTTTACAAACCGAGCCACAAATCCAAGAAGTGTTAGGAATTTCTGAAAAAGGACACGACTTCTTCCTTCAAATAACAGATGCTCGCGCTGATACTGGCGGGCTTTCAGGTGCAACACCGGCTGAAGCAGTTAGTTGGGGTAAGGTTGATCCTGATAAACTACCTGATGCCGTCGTTTGCTATGTTGACTCTACAATTGCTCTACCTTTGATTACAGCTTATGCTCTAGCCAGTCATAAGTCCCGCCCATTAAAACGACTTTATGACAAACGCTCCGAGCTAGTAACACAACTTAAGGCAGAATATGAAGCAGCAAAAAATTCTTCTAGCGAAGAATAA